The sequence below is a genomic window from Streptomyces sp. NBC_00289.
CAACCGCAGGTCGGTCCACAGCCGGTCGGTCTGACAGCGGTCGATCTTGCGGGCGCGGGCGGACAGTTCATCGTTCTCTCCCGTCGAAGGAGCACCATGTCCCTCCCCCTGACCCGCCGGATCGCCCGTGCCGCGCTGCTTGTCGCCGCCGGAGCGGCCGCCGGGGTCGGTGCGGCCGGCGCCGCCAGTGCGGCACCCGACCTTCCGGCAGCCCCCAACCTCGGCGGACTGACCGCCCTGGACGGGGCGAACGTCGGCAACACCATCGACGGAGCGGCCCAGAACGTCGCCGGGCTCGCGGGCGACACCGGCGGCAAGGCCGTCAAGAAGGCCGTACCCACCGCCGGCAAGACGAGCGGCAAGGCCGCCAAGAAGGCGACGCCGGTGGCACAG
It includes:
- a CDS encoding ATP-binding protein; protein product: MSLPLTRRIARAALLVAAGAAAGVGAAGAASAAPDLPAAPNLGGLTALDGANVGNTIDGAAQNVAGLAGDTGGKAVKKAVPTAGKTSGKAAKKATPVAQKAAGEAAGSAARILGDATKTATKGGLPTTSLTKGGLPTSSLPTGSLPTQGLPLGG